In Firmicutes bacterium ASF500, a single genomic region encodes these proteins:
- the btuD_2 gene encoding Vitamin B12 import ATP-binding protein BtuD → MPGPHQAPRGGYVKPKNMKKTMGRLLGYLTKSKLPLLFVLLCLLASVGANLGGSYLMRPIINNFIWSGCTDFAGLGWAILQLAGIYLLGCLATYGQSAMMVRLAEKGVNRLRKDLFDALQKLPLSYFDQHPHGELMSRFTNDADNVQMALQQSMVSLFSSCLMFVGLVALMLVINWKLFLATALVLVLTMFVFKQLGGRSRKFYQKQQAALGAVNGEIQETIEGLKVVKAFTHEAEAKAKFQELNNAYRDAAQRANFFSGVIMPVAGNLMNISYALTAALGGLLSVLQGFDLGGLAIYLNYSRQVGQPLNQISQQMTTLLSALAGAERIFEVMDTSPEVNEGTVTLVPAEKDANGTLSLFTGQGRPRTWAWKTPRNNGMDLVPVFVGEDEVLTEITDPETVPDPAMLADHGWAWKYPGPDGDMGLHLIRGTVRNVPGEDYCLTELRGAVRFSHVDFSYVPGKRILKDVSVYADPGQKIAFVGSTGAGKTTITNLINRFYEIEGGMITYDGIRVKAIRKEDLRRSLGAVLQDTHLFTGTIMDNIRYGRLDATDEECIAAAKSANAHSFIRRLPEGYQTMVTGDGANLSQGQRQLLAIARAAVADPPVMILDEATSSIDTRTEALIQQGMDALMEGRTVFVIAHRLSTVRNSNCIVVIEHGEIEEKGSHEHLLKEKGRYYRLYTGQFQLS, encoded by the coding sequence ATGCCAGGACCTCATCAAGCCCCAAGAGGGGGCTATGTCAAGCCCAAGAACATGAAGAAAACCATGGGGCGGCTGCTGGGGTATCTCACCAAAAGCAAGCTGCCTCTGCTCTTCGTCCTGCTGTGCCTGCTGGCTTCGGTGGGCGCCAACCTGGGCGGGTCGTACCTGATGCGGCCCATCATCAATAACTTTATCTGGTCGGGCTGTACCGACTTCGCCGGGCTGGGCTGGGCCATCCTCCAGCTGGCGGGCATCTATCTTCTGGGCTGTCTGGCTACCTACGGCCAGTCGGCTATGATGGTCCGGCTGGCGGAGAAGGGGGTCAACCGCCTGCGCAAGGACCTGTTCGACGCCCTGCAAAAGCTCCCCCTGTCCTACTTCGACCAGCACCCCCACGGGGAGCTGATGAGCCGGTTCACCAACGACGCGGACAACGTGCAGATGGCCCTCCAGCAGAGCATGGTCTCCCTGTTCTCCAGCTGTCTCATGTTCGTGGGACTAGTAGCCCTGATGCTGGTCATCAACTGGAAGCTGTTTCTGGCTACCGCCCTGGTGCTGGTCCTCACCATGTTCGTCTTTAAGCAGCTGGGGGGCCGCAGCCGGAAATTTTACCAGAAGCAGCAGGCCGCCCTGGGGGCGGTCAACGGGGAAATTCAGGAGACCATCGAGGGCTTGAAGGTGGTCAAGGCCTTCACCCACGAGGCGGAGGCCAAGGCCAAATTCCAGGAGCTGAACAACGCCTACCGGGACGCCGCCCAGCGGGCCAACTTCTTCTCCGGCGTCATCATGCCGGTGGCGGGCAACCTGATGAACATCAGCTACGCCCTCACCGCCGCCCTGGGCGGACTGCTCTCCGTCCTCCAGGGCTTCGACCTGGGCGGGCTTGCCATCTATCTCAACTACTCCCGGCAGGTGGGCCAGCCCCTGAACCAGATCTCCCAGCAGATGACCACCCTCCTGTCCGCCCTGGCGGGTGCGGAGCGCATCTTTGAGGTGATGGACACCAGCCCCGAGGTCAATGAGGGCACCGTCACCCTGGTCCCGGCGGAGAAGGACGCCAACGGCACCCTCTCCCTCTTTACCGGCCAGGGCCGGCCCCGGACCTGGGCCTGGAAAACCCCCAGAAACAACGGCATGGATCTGGTCCCCGTCTTTGTGGGGGAGGACGAGGTCCTCACCGAGATCACCGACCCTGAGACCGTCCCCGACCCGGCTATGCTGGCCGACCACGGCTGGGCCTGGAAGTACCCCGGCCCCGACGGGGATATGGGCCTCCACCTCATTCGAGGTACCGTTCGCAATGTCCCCGGGGAGGACTACTGCCTCACCGAGTTGCGGGGGGCGGTGCGGTTCAGCCACGTGGACTTCTCCTACGTCCCGGGCAAGCGAATTTTGAAGGATGTGTCCGTCTACGCCGACCCGGGCCAGAAGATCGCCTTTGTGGGCTCCACTGGCGCGGGCAAGACCACCATCACCAACCTCATCAACCGGTTCTATGAGATCGAGGGGGGTATGATTACCTACGACGGCATCCGGGTAAAGGCCATCCGCAAGGAGGACCTGCGCCGGTCGTTGGGGGCGGTGCTCCAGGACACCCACCTGTTCACGGGGACCATCATGGACAACATCCGCTATGGCCGTCTGGACGCCACCGACGAGGAGTGCATCGCCGCCGCCAAAAGCGCCAACGCCCACTCCTTTATCCGCCGCCTGCCCGAGGGCTATCAGACCATGGTCACCGGCGATGGGGCCAACCTGTCCCAGGGCCAGCGCCAGCTCTTAGCCATCGCCCGGGCCGCCGTGGCCGACCCGCCGGTGATGATCCTGGACGAGGCCACCTCCTCCATCGACACCCGCACCGAGGCCCTGATCCAGCAGGGCATGGACGCCCTCATGGAGGGCCGGACGGTGTTCGTCATCGCCCACCGCCTGTCCACCGTGCGCAACTCCAACTGTATCGTGGTCATTGAGCACGGCGAGATTGAGGAGAAGGGCAGTCACGAGCACCTTCTCAAGGAAAAAGGCCGGTACTACCGGCTGTACACCGGACAGTTCCAGCTGTCCTGA
- a CDS encoding putative ABC transporter ATP-binding protein: MLSLFLTHLEGYKKAAIKSPILIILEVICELLLPLVMAEIVDVAIPSGDVRYIFLMGGLMLVLALLAMACGVGSAKYATFASQGFGGNLRQCLFNKVQDFSFADIDRFSSASLITRMTNDVNAMTMMLAMGLRMLVRAPVMLFTALAVSLYLNARLAVILLVVIPLMAASIALLMKICTRLFELMQKKIDGLNNVLQENLVAIRVVKAFVREDHERKKFNRSSDELMEAGLTVGMRIIAIFPIMMLCLNGATLAVLYFGGRMVMEAGFKLGDLNAFLSYIMQVLMSVMMVSMALLQLSRAQACARRINEVLETTPSVQDKQETAPLPAPRGRVEFKDVSFKYAAGGSGDDVLSHISFSVEPGQFVAIVGGTGTGKSSLVNLIPRFYDVTGGSVLVDGVDVRDYPLEELRSRIGMVLQTNILFTGTVRENLLWGRPDATEEETIQAAKDAQAYDFIMSLPEGFDTQLTQGGTNVSGGQKQRLCIARAMLRKPAILILDDSTSAVDSATEAAIRESFHNNLKDTTVIIIAQRISSVQYADEILILDDDHIAGRGTHEELMKTNKIYQEIYQSQQEGVGG, from the coding sequence TTGCTTTCCCTGTTCCTAACCCACCTGGAGGGCTACAAAAAAGCGGCGATTAAGTCCCCCATCCTCATCATTCTGGAGGTCATCTGCGAGCTGCTTCTCCCCCTGGTGATGGCGGAGATCGTAGACGTAGCCATTCCCTCGGGAGATGTGCGATACATCTTTCTCATGGGCGGGCTGATGCTGGTCCTGGCCCTGCTGGCTATGGCCTGCGGCGTGGGGTCCGCCAAATACGCCACCTTCGCCAGCCAGGGCTTTGGCGGCAACCTGCGCCAGTGCCTGTTTAACAAGGTGCAGGACTTCTCCTTCGCCGACATCGACCGCTTCTCCTCCGCCTCCCTCATCACCCGCATGACCAACGACGTGAACGCTATGACCATGATGCTGGCCATGGGCCTGCGGATGCTGGTGCGGGCCCCGGTGATGCTTTTCACCGCTCTGGCCGTCAGCCTCTACCTCAACGCCCGGCTGGCGGTGATTCTGCTGGTCGTCATCCCCCTGATGGCGGCGTCCATCGCCCTGCTGATGAAGATATGCACCCGGCTCTTCGAGCTGATGCAGAAAAAGATCGACGGGCTGAACAACGTCCTCCAGGAGAACCTGGTAGCCATTCGGGTAGTCAAGGCCTTCGTCCGGGAGGACCACGAGCGGAAGAAGTTCAACCGCTCCAGCGACGAGCTGATGGAAGCCGGCCTCACCGTGGGCATGCGGATCATCGCCATTTTCCCCATTATGATGCTGTGCCTCAACGGGGCCACCCTGGCCGTCCTCTACTTCGGGGGCAGGATGGTCATGGAGGCCGGCTTCAAGCTGGGCGACCTGAACGCCTTCCTCAGCTACATTATGCAGGTGCTGATGAGCGTAATGATGGTGTCCATGGCCCTGCTCCAGCTGTCCCGGGCCCAGGCCTGCGCCCGGCGCATCAACGAGGTGCTGGAGACCACCCCCTCTGTCCAGGACAAACAGGAGACCGCCCCCCTCCCCGCCCCCAGGGGCCGGGTGGAGTTCAAGGACGTGTCCTTCAAATACGCCGCCGGAGGCTCTGGGGACGATGTGCTGTCCCACATCAGCTTTTCCGTGGAGCCGGGGCAGTTTGTGGCCATCGTGGGGGGCACCGGCACCGGCAAGTCCTCTCTGGTTAATCTCATCCCCCGGTTCTACGATGTCACCGGCGGCTCTGTCCTGGTGGACGGGGTGGACGTGCGGGACTACCCCCTGGAGGAGCTGCGCTCCCGTATCGGCATGGTGCTCCAGACCAACATCCTCTTCACCGGCACCGTCCGGGAAAACCTGCTCTGGGGCCGTCCCGACGCCACCGAAGAGGAGACCATCCAGGCCGCTAAGGACGCCCAAGCCTACGACTTCATTATGTCCCTGCCCGAGGGCTTCGACACCCAGCTTACCCAAGGGGGCACCAACGTCTCCGGCGGGCAGAAGCAGCGGCTGTGCATCGCCCGAGCTATGCTCCGCAAGCCGGCCATCCTCATTCTGGACGACTCCACCTCCGCTGTGGACTCGGCCACCGAGGCGGCCATCCGGGAGTCCTTCCACAACAACCTCAAGGACACCACCGTCATCATCATCGCTCAGCGCATCTCCTCGGTGCAGTACGCCGATGAAATCCTCATTCTGGACGACGACCACATCGCCGGACGGGGTACTCACGAGGAGCTGATGAAAACCAACAAAATCTATCAGGAAATCTATCAATCTCAGCAAGAGGGGGTGGGCGGATAA
- the slyA_2 gene encoding Transcriptional regulator SlyA: protein MSFHEMELLSRSLSNAHRSAVQAELNAAGLEKVGHPMLVSILQSADEDPEGQFQAQRELADLLHVSPPAIANSLKCLERDGYVRREPWPEDARRNRVTLTEKGAAAVQGCREVFLRVSARMMAGFSPEELEQLAQFQRRMLDNLTNSQEKE, encoded by the coding sequence GTGTCCTTTCACGAGATGGAGCTACTGTCCCGCAGTCTGAGCAACGCCCACCGCTCGGCGGTGCAGGCGGAGCTGAACGCCGCGGGCCTGGAGAAGGTGGGCCACCCCATGCTGGTGTCCATCCTCCAGTCCGCGGACGAGGACCCGGAGGGCCAATTCCAGGCCCAGCGGGAGCTGGCCGACCTGCTCCACGTCTCCCCTCCCGCCATAGCCAACTCGTTAAAGTGTCTGGAACGGGACGGCTATGTCCGCCGGGAACCCTGGCCCGAGGACGCCCGGCGCAACCGGGTGACCCTCACCGAGAAGGGGGCCGCCGCCGTACAGGGCTGCCGGGAGGTTTTTCTCCGGGTATCCGCCCGGATGATGGCCGGCTTCTCCCCGGAGGAGCTGGAGCAGCTGGCCCAGTTTCAGCGCCGGATGCTGGACAATCTGACGAATTCCCAAGAAAAGGAGTGA
- the rlmCD gene encoding 23S rRNA (uracil-C(5))-methyltransferase RlmCD: MAEKNTICTLEITGFTAEGMGVARLEGRVVFVPYTIPGERWRVRLEKVNKNVAWGRGVELLSPSPERVRAGCPLFGKCGGCQYRHMTYAEELRAKGQRIAGALERVGHIHLDLPPVLGAEEPDRYRNKVQLPVAQGRRGLSIGYFRPRSHDVLDAPDCLLQPEAVTRLRGAFKAWMETYSIPAYDEGTGRGLIRHLYVRANRRGESLVCVVANGRTLLQGEALVDALRQAEPRLAGVVLNTNTRDTNVILGDQYTQLWGQGWLEEELCGLAFRLSPASFFQINRAQTERLYRLALEFAQLTGEETALDLYCGIGTISLALAGRARRVIGAEIVPQAIADAEENARRNGVENAEFFCGDAGAVASRLMDEGVRPQVICVDPPRKGLAPEVPAILAGLSPDRIVYVSCDPATLARDAARFAGLGYHAERAQGVDLFPRTAHVETVMLLGRASP, encoded by the coding sequence ATGGCCGAAAAGAACACGATTTGTACGTTAGAGATCACCGGCTTCACCGCTGAGGGGATGGGGGTGGCCCGGCTGGAGGGCCGGGTGGTCTTTGTGCCCTATACCATCCCCGGGGAGCGGTGGAGGGTCCGGCTGGAAAAGGTGAATAAAAATGTGGCCTGGGGCAGGGGGGTGGAGCTGCTGTCCCCCTCCCCGGAGCGGGTGCGGGCCGGCTGCCCCCTGTTTGGGAAATGCGGCGGCTGTCAGTACCGGCACATGACCTACGCCGAAGAGCTGCGGGCCAAGGGCCAGCGCATTGCCGGCGCCCTGGAGCGGGTGGGACATATTCACCTGGACCTGCCCCCGGTCCTGGGGGCGGAGGAGCCCGACCGATATAGGAACAAGGTACAGCTCCCGGTGGCCCAGGGGAGGCGGGGGCTGTCCATCGGCTATTTCCGCCCCCGGAGCCACGACGTGCTGGACGCCCCGGACTGTCTCCTCCAACCGGAGGCGGTCACCCGCCTGCGGGGGGCCTTCAAGGCCTGGATGGAGACGTATAGTATCCCCGCCTATGACGAGGGGACAGGCCGGGGTCTGATCCGGCACCTCTATGTCCGCGCCAACCGGAGGGGGGAGAGCCTGGTCTGCGTGGTAGCCAACGGGCGGACCCTGCTCCAGGGGGAGGCGCTGGTGGACGCCCTGCGACAGGCGGAGCCCCGGCTGGCCGGGGTGGTCCTCAACACCAACACCCGGGACACCAACGTAATTCTCGGAGATCAGTATACCCAGCTTTGGGGGCAGGGCTGGCTGGAGGAGGAGCTGTGCGGGCTGGCCTTCCGTCTGTCCCCGGCCTCCTTCTTCCAGATCAACCGGGCCCAGACCGAGCGTCTGTACCGTCTGGCCCTGGAGTTTGCCCAGCTCACCGGGGAGGAGACCGCGCTGGACCTGTACTGCGGCATCGGGACCATCTCACTGGCCCTGGCGGGGCGGGCCCGGCGGGTGATCGGGGCGGAGATTGTCCCCCAGGCCATCGCCGACGCCGAGGAAAACGCCCGCCGCAACGGAGTCGAAAACGCCGAATTTTTCTGCGGCGACGCCGGAGCGGTAGCCAGCCGCCTGATGGATGAGGGCGTCCGGCCCCAGGTCATCTGTGTGGACCCGCCCCGAAAGGGGCTGGCCCCGGAGGTGCCCGCCATCCTGGCCGGTCTGTCTCCGGACCGTATCGTCTACGTCTCCTGCGACCCCGCTACCCTGGCCCGGGACGCCGCCCGCTTCGCCGGGCTGGGTTACCATGCGGAGCGGGCCCAGGGCGTGGATCTGTTTCCGAGAACAGCGCATGTAGAGACGGTAATGCTTTTGGGGAGGGCAAGTCCATAA
- the comEC gene encoding ComE operon protein 3, whose product MRILATFAFSFAAAVFGAVYGKLDPLLLPLGGALALAAVLTGLLIRERGHARTRAVLILSGLSVGLLWTALYMVVFFQPARDLDGRTVRLSAVVADWPQEGEYGGYTVVVQAETEGWAKVSAILYTDDQGADLRPGDRIGTVAHCTLGDRTFAGEKITYYTAKGIFLRAKAYGRLEIQRGEKTAPQYWAAYASKALKEGIDAAFPEEASGFVRALVTGNRDNLTDQFTTSLQRTGLSHTVAVSGMHLAFLSSLLTYLLGRGRRSTAFFTILWVISFCGIAGNTPSVLRAAVMVLMLQFAPLLNRERDGPTALSLALLILLWVNPFSAAHIGLQLSFTSVAGILLVSDRVQDWLMKVFHMDGWSKPKRRVVRYLQAGPYFVVSTLSATLGASVLTMPLVALHFNMISLISPLSNLMTILAIGILFLGGLGVGALALVLPGGAAILAIPFTELVRYLQWVIDLLSRPALAALPLESVYYRAWLVLVYALILVSVRMKGRRPVWMPLAAGGVGLVLAVALTRQSFYLGDMGVTVLDTGQGQSVLLRSGDYLTLVDCGGDSMDNPGDIAANYLQAVGRSGLDLLVVSHYHADHANGIPQLLRRIDVGEIVLPDVEEDSPLRAEIIAAAGERGVPVRFVQETAWFRPSRADTIAVFPPMLAGKNVNELGLTVLASHKALDVLITGDMEEEGERRLRETVPLPDIEVLVAGHHGSDTSNTPELLEAVRPELALISVGRNNKYGHPDWDTLIRLDDIGAEIYRTDLYGTVEVKLNE is encoded by the coding sequence ATGCGGATACTGGCCACATTTGCCTTCTCCTTTGCAGCCGCTGTCTTTGGGGCGGTCTATGGTAAGCTGGACCCCCTCCTGCTCCCGCTGGGCGGGGCGCTGGCCCTGGCGGCGGTCCTGACGGGCCTGCTGATCCGGGAAAGGGGACATGCCCGGACGCGGGCGGTGCTGATTCTGTCCGGACTGTCGGTGGGACTGCTGTGGACCGCCCTGTATATGGTGGTGTTCTTTCAGCCCGCCCGGGACCTGGACGGCCGGACGGTCCGCCTCTCCGCCGTGGTGGCCGACTGGCCCCAGGAGGGGGAGTACGGCGGCTATACCGTGGTGGTCCAGGCGGAGACGGAGGGCTGGGCCAAGGTGTCCGCCATCCTTTACACCGACGATCAGGGGGCGGACCTGCGCCCCGGCGACCGGATCGGGACAGTGGCCCACTGTACCCTGGGGGACCGGACCTTTGCCGGAGAAAAGATCACCTATTACACCGCGAAGGGCATCTTCCTTCGTGCCAAGGCCTACGGACGGCTGGAGATTCAGCGCGGGGAAAAGACCGCGCCCCAGTATTGGGCGGCTTACGCGTCCAAGGCGTTGAAGGAGGGCATTGACGCGGCCTTTCCGGAGGAGGCCTCCGGCTTTGTCCGGGCCCTGGTGACGGGCAACCGGGACAACCTCACCGACCAGTTCACCACCTCCCTCCAGCGCACCGGACTGAGCCACACGGTAGCGGTGTCCGGGATGCACCTGGCCTTTCTGTCCAGCCTGCTCACCTACCTGCTGGGTCGGGGGAGGCGGTCCACCGCCTTTTTCACCATCTTGTGGGTGATCTCGTTCTGCGGTATCGCGGGCAATACGCCCTCGGTGCTTCGGGCGGCGGTGATGGTGCTTATGCTCCAGTTCGCGCCTCTGCTGAACCGGGAGCGGGACGGGCCCACGGCACTGTCCCTGGCCCTCCTGATTCTGCTGTGGGTCAACCCCTTTTCCGCCGCCCACATCGGCTTACAGCTGTCCTTCACATCGGTGGCGGGCATCCTTCTGGTGTCCGACCGGGTGCAGGACTGGCTGATGAAGGTATTCCACATGGACGGGTGGAGCAAACCCAAGCGCCGGGTGGTGCGGTATCTCCAGGCGGGGCCCTATTTTGTGGTCTCCACCCTCTCCGCCACCCTGGGGGCGTCGGTGCTGACCATGCCCTTGGTGGCTCTCCATTTTAATATGATCTCCCTGATCTCGCCCCTGTCCAACCTGATGACCATTTTGGCCATCGGCATTCTGTTTCTGGGCGGGCTGGGCGTGGGGGCGCTGGCGCTGGTCCTGCCCGGTGGAGCGGCTATACTGGCAATCCCCTTTACAGAGCTGGTCCGCTATCTCCAGTGGGTGATCGATCTGCTGTCCAGGCCGGCGCTGGCTGCGCTGCCGTTGGAGTCGGTCTATTACCGGGCTTGGCTGGTGTTGGTCTACGCCCTGATTCTGGTCTCGGTGCGGATGAAGGGCAGGCGGCCCGTCTGGATGCCCCTGGCCGCCGGAGGGGTGGGCCTTGTTCTGGCCGTGGCGCTCACCCGGCAGTCCTTCTATCTGGGGGACATGGGGGTGACGGTGCTGGACACCGGTCAGGGGCAGAGCGTACTGCTGCGGTCCGGGGACTATCTCACCCTGGTGGACTGCGGCGGGGACAGTATGGACAACCCCGGCGACATCGCCGCCAACTACCTCCAGGCGGTTGGCCGGAGCGGCCTGGACCTTCTGGTGGTGTCCCACTACCACGCCGACCACGCCAACGGAATCCCCCAGCTTCTGCGGCGGATTGACGTGGGGGAGATCGTCCTGCCCGATGTGGAGGAGGACAGCCCCCTCCGGGCGGAGATCATCGCCGCCGCCGGAGAGAGGGGCGTCCCGGTGCGCTTTGTCCAGGAGACGGCCTGGTTCCGGCCCTCCCGGGCGGACACCATTGCCGTTTTTCCGCCTATGCTGGCCGGGAAGAACGTCAACGAGCTGGGCCTGACCGTCTTGGCCTCCCATAAGGCGCTGGACGTGCTGATTACTGGCGACATGGAGGAGGAGGGGGAACGGCGTCTGAGAGAGACCGTCCCCCTGCCCGACATCGAGGTGCTGGTGGCCGGGCACCACGGCTCCGATACCTCCAACACGCCGGAGCTGCTGGAGGCCGTCCGGCCTGAACTGGCGCTGATTTCCGTGGGACGGAACAACAAATACGGCCACCCCGATTGGGACACCCTGATCCGTCTGGACGATATTGGGGCCGAGATCTACCGCACCGACCTGTACGGGACGGTGGAGGTGAAATTGAACGAATAA
- the yqeN gene encoding putative protein YqeN, which produces MPPKNKPDTSGFETLKKDLSAGKPGRLYIFHGEETYLRDYYLDKLRDTVLTGGLGEFNRHDLDAKAMNPHALEEAVDCLPMMAERTLILVTDYDLFKAGERDREEYIRILSSLPDYCCLVFLYDLIDYKPDARTKLAQAVKKSGTAVNFVRQGQRELTDWVRRHFKALGKEIDPRLCGELIFLCGDLMHNLQQEIGKIGAYAKGPAITRADIEAVATPQLDAVVFRIADAIGEKNYDKAAKILGELYQMQKSPYEILSALSKQLRQLYSARLALDGRRNAAWVAQLWGMRYPADRLMVSARRFSLPWCRRAVTRCAQTDLAMKSTGQDPKELLTTLLLELANAA; this is translated from the coding sequence ATGCCGCCCAAAAATAAGCCTGATACCTCCGGCTTTGAAACGCTGAAAAAGGACCTGTCCGCCGGGAAGCCGGGGCGGCTGTACATCTTCCACGGGGAGGAGACCTACCTGCGGGACTACTATCTGGACAAGCTTCGGGATACCGTTCTCACCGGCGGGCTGGGGGAGTTCAACCGCCACGACCTGGACGCCAAGGCGATGAACCCCCACGCCCTGGAGGAGGCGGTGGACTGCCTGCCCATGATGGCGGAACGGACCCTGATTCTGGTCACCGACTACGACCTGTTCAAGGCGGGGGAGCGGGACCGGGAGGAGTATATCCGCATACTGTCCAGCTTGCCCGACTACTGCTGTCTGGTGTTTCTCTATGACCTCATCGACTACAAGCCGGACGCCAGGACCAAGCTGGCTCAGGCGGTGAAAAAAAGCGGTACGGCGGTGAACTTTGTCCGGCAGGGCCAGCGGGAGCTGACCGACTGGGTCCGCCGCCACTTCAAGGCCCTGGGCAAGGAGATCGACCCCCGGCTGTGCGGGGAGCTGATCTTCCTGTGCGGTGACCTGATGCACAACCTCCAACAGGAGATTGGAAAGATCGGGGCCTACGCCAAAGGCCCCGCCATCACCCGGGCGGATATCGAGGCGGTGGCCACCCCTCAGCTGGACGCGGTGGTCTTCCGCATTGCCGACGCCATCGGGGAGAAGAACTACGACAAGGCGGCGAAAATTCTGGGGGAGCTCTACCAGATGCAGAAGAGCCCCTATGAGATTCTCAGCGCCCTGAGCAAGCAGCTGCGGCAGCTCTACTCCGCCCGGCTGGCCCTGGACGGACGGCGGAACGCCGCCTGGGTGGCCCAGCTGTGGGGGATGCGCTACCCCGCCGACCGGCTGATGGTCAGCGCGCGGCGGTTCTCCCTGCCCTGGTGCCGGAGGGCTGTCACCCGCTGCGCCCAGACTGACCTGGCGATGAAGTCCACCGGCCAGGACCCCAAGGAGCTGCTGACCACCCTCCTGCTGGAGCTGGCCAACGCGGCGTAG
- the rnmV gene encoding Ribonuclease M5, protein MLHIQEAIVVEGRYDKNTLSQVVDTLILETGGFQIFKDPEKMALLQRAAQRRGLIVLTDSDGAGFVIRNRIKGTVPARLLKHAYIPDVYGKERRKRKAGKEGKLGVEGMPPSVLEDVLRRAGATFLEESAPERRRGPALTKADLFAAGLSGGPGSAEQRQALLKQLELPEHMSTNALLAVLNGCYSRKEIEKLFASLV, encoded by the coding sequence ATGCTGCACATCCAAGAGGCCATCGTGGTCGAGGGCCGGTACGACAAAAATACTCTGTCTCAGGTGGTGGACACGCTGATTCTGGAGACGGGGGGCTTTCAAATCTTCAAGGACCCGGAAAAAATGGCCCTCCTCCAACGGGCGGCCCAGCGGCGGGGGCTGATCGTCCTCACCGACTCAGACGGGGCGGGGTTCGTCATCCGAAACCGGATCAAGGGGACCGTTCCGGCCCGGCTTTTGAAGCACGCCTACATCCCGGATGTCTACGGCAAGGAGCGCCGGAAGCGCAAGGCCGGGAAGGAGGGCAAGCTGGGGGTGGAGGGGATGCCGCCCTCGGTGCTGGAGGATGTTCTGCGCCGGGCGGGAGCCACCTTTTTAGAGGAGAGTGCCCCGGAGCGCCGCCGCGGTCCGGCCCTCACCAAGGCCGACCTCTTCGCCGCCGGGTTGTCCGGGGGGCCGGGGAGCGCCGAACAGCGGCAAGCTCTTCTGAAACAGCTGGAGCTTCCAGAGCATATGTCCACCAACGCCCTGCTGGCCGTGCTGAACGGCTGCTACAGCCGGAAAGAGATCGAAAAGCTGTTCGCCTCCCTCGTATGA
- the spoIIGA gene encoding Sporulation sigma-E factor-processing peptidase — protein sequence MTVIYVDTLFLLNAVIDYLLILAAARLAGEPLRRVRFALGAALGGMYAVAIFLPGLGFLSHPLCRLASAALMMLVSYGGSRRLLRQGVLFIALTCAFGGGVVAIGLLGGTGLALGNGVFYSALDIKVVLLSAAVCYGVLTLVFQRLARHSAASGELTSARLWLGERSVALTALVDTGNTLTDPATGRPVMVAEGERACPLFPRDHAPGPADLRDPAGAMTRLGTGEWRGRFRLLPYRSVGVDRGLLLAVRVDGLELDGKGWGPALVALSPNPVSDGGGYQALIGPM from the coding sequence GTGACCGTCATTTATGTGGATACGCTGTTTCTCCTCAACGCCGTCATTGACTATCTGCTGATCCTGGCGGCGGCCCGCCTGGCGGGGGAGCCCCTGAGACGGGTGCGCTTCGCCCTGGGGGCGGCGCTGGGAGGGATGTACGCTGTGGCGATTTTCCTGCCCGGACTGGGCTTCCTCAGCCATCCCCTGTGCCGCCTGGCCTCCGCCGCCCTGATGATGCTGGTCTCCTATGGGGGAAGCCGCCGTCTGCTGAGGCAGGGGGTGCTGTTCATCGCCCTGACCTGCGCCTTCGGGGGCGGGGTGGTAGCCATCGGCCTGCTGGGCGGGACGGGGCTGGCTCTGGGCAACGGGGTGTTTTACTCCGCCCTGGACATCAAGGTGGTGCTGCTGTCGGCGGCGGTGTGCTACGGCGTGCTCACCCTGGTGTTCCAGCGGCTGGCCCGGCACAGCGCCGCCAGCGGGGAGCTGACCTCCGCCAGACTGTGGCTGGGAGAGCGGTCAGTGGCCCTCACCGCCCTGGTGGATACCGGAAACACCCTCACCGACCCGGCGACGGGCCGTCCGGTGATGGTGGCCGAGGGGGAGCGGGCCTGCCCGCTGTTCCCCAGAGACCACGCCCCAGGCCCCGCCGACCTGCGGGACCCCGCCGGAGCCATGACCCGGCTGGGGACGGGGGAGTGGCGGGGCCGCTTCCGTCTGCTGCCCTACCGCAGCGTGGGGGTGGACCGGGGCCTGCTCCTGGCCGTCCGGGTGGACGGGCTGGAGCTTGATGGGAAGGGGTGGGGCCCCGCCTTGGTGGCGCTGTCCCCCAACCCCGTGTCCGACGGGGGCGGATATCAGGCGCTCATTGGGCCAATGTAA